The Eurosta solidaginis isolate ZX-2024a chromosome 4, ASM4086904v1, whole genome shotgun sequence genome includes a window with the following:
- the LOC137250134 gene encoding tRNA (guanine(26)-N(2))-dimethyltransferase-like isoform X2 has protein sequence MRHNGVEHLIVPSEGDAMTLMYLSTSYEKRFDVIDLDPYGCPNRFPDGAIQSLTSGGSLLVTANDMAMLAGNTPEACNAKYSSVPLHMKCCHEMGLRILLHCIETHSNRYGKYIEPLLSISANFYIRVFVRMHSSQAKCKYSMSKQLMVFQCTGCDTYTLQPMGIVKSKISDKGNAEEKFGIPTGPNVNTNCAHCGNMGGPLWSHPIHDPTFVEELLQIIEEKPLSDLDTTSFKRKATTPAKEPVSFQRFSLDLEEDLQTLLEARAAPHVANVDQHESNVAVSGNAMNKLFEMEDENKSSNANTIKRIPYNFSTKASCDETIFECQQQRTSDESFMALEKMCDKTASDPDSTLFKYIHSKNKDMVKEDAKKRSADGTILKSLVNKNYKK, from the exons atgcgacacaatggagtggaacatttaattgtgccaagcgaaggggatgcaat gactctcatgtacctttcaacttcatatgagaagcgtttcgatgttatagacctagatccttatggttgtccgaatcgctttccggatggcgctatacaatcactgacgagtgggggttcattacttgtaactgcgaatgatatggctatgctggcaggcaatacgcctgaagcctgcaatgccaaatatagttctgtgcctttgcatatgaaatgctgccatgagatgggattgcgtatactattgcattgcattgaaacgcactctaatcgttatggaaaatatattgagccacttttgagcatttctgccaatttttatatacgcgtatttgtgcgtatgcatagtagtcaagcgaagtgtaaatatagcatgag caaacaattaatggtatttcaatgcactggttgtgatacctatacgctacagcctatgggtattgtaaaaagcaagatctcagataaaggcaatgcggaagaaaaattcggtataccaactggaccaaatgttaatacaaattgtgcgcattgcggtaat atgggcggtccactttggtcgcatcccatacatgatccaacgtttgttgaagaattgctacaaatcatagaagaaaaaccgctaagtgatttggacacaacgtcgtttaaaag aaaggctacaacgcctgctaaagagccggtatctttccaacgctttagcttggatttagaggaggatctacaaactttgctagaagcacgcgcagctcctcatgtagcgaatgtggatcaacacgaaagtaacgttgctgttagcggaaatgcaatgaacaaactatttgaaatggaggatgaaaataaatccagcaatgcaaacactataaagaggattccttataatttttcaactaaggcatcttgtgacgaaactatatttgaatgccaacagcaacgtacgtctgatgaaagttttatggctttggaaaaaatgtgtgataaaacagcatccgatcctgacagcacactatttaagtacatacatagcaAGAATAAGGATATGGTTAAAGAAGATGCTAAAAAGCGCAGCGCCGATGGAACTATTTTAAAATCCCTTGTAAACAAG aactacaagaaatag
- the LOC137250134 gene encoding tRNA (guanine(26)-N(2))-dimethyltransferase-like isoform X1, with product MRHNGVEHLIVPSEGDAMTLMYLSTSYEKRFDVIDLDPYGCPNRFPDGAIQSLTSGGSLLVTANDMAMLAGNTPEACNAKYSSVPLHMKCCHEMGLRILLHCIETHSNRYGKYIEPLLSISANFYIRVFVRMHSSQAKCKYSMSKQLMVFQCTGCDTYTLQPMGIVKSKISDKGNAEEKFGIPTGPNVNTNCAHCGNMGGPLWSHPIHDPTFVEELLQIIEEKPLSDLDTTSFKRKATTPAKEPVSFQRFSLDLEEDLQTLLEARAAPHVANVDQHESNVAVSGNAMNKLFEMEDENKSSNANTIKRIPYNFSTKASCDETIFECQQQRTSDESFMALEKMCDKTASDPDSTLFKYIHSKNKDMVKEDAKKRSADGTILKSLVNKVSEYTTY from the exons atgcgacacaatggagtggaacatttaattgtgccaagcgaaggggatgcaat gactctcatgtacctttcaacttcatatgagaagcgtttcgatgttatagacctagatccttatggttgtccgaatcgctttccggatggcgctatacaatcactgacgagtgggggttcattacttgtaactgcgaatgatatggctatgctggcaggcaatacgcctgaagcctgcaatgccaaatatagttctgtgcctttgcatatgaaatgctgccatgagatgggattgcgtatactattgcattgcattgaaacgcactctaatcgttatggaaaatatattgagccacttttgagcatttctgccaatttttatatacgcgtatttgtgcgtatgcatagtagtcaagcgaagtgtaaatatagcatgag caaacaattaatggtatttcaatgcactggttgtgatacctatacgctacagcctatgggtattgtaaaaagcaagatctcagataaaggcaatgcggaagaaaaattcggtataccaactggaccaaatgttaatacaaattgtgcgcattgcggtaat atgggcggtccactttggtcgcatcccatacatgatccaacgtttgttgaagaattgctacaaatcatagaagaaaaaccgctaagtgatttggacacaacgtcgtttaaaag aaaggctacaacgcctgctaaagagccggtatctttccaacgctttagcttggatttagaggaggatctacaaactttgctagaagcacgcgcagctcctcatgtagcgaatgtggatcaacacgaaagtaacgttgctgttagcggaaatgcaatgaacaaactatttgaaatggaggatgaaaataaatccagcaatgcaaacactataaagaggattccttataatttttcaactaaggcatcttgtgacgaaactatatttgaatgccaacagcaacgtacgtctgatgaaagttttatggctttggaaaaaatgtgtgataaaacagcatccgatcctgacagcacactatttaagtacatacatagcaAGAATAAGGATATGGTTAAAGAAGATGCTAAAAAGCGCAGCGCCGATGGAACTATTTTAAAATCCCTTGTAAACAAGGTAagtgaatatacaacatattga